One window of the Carassius auratus strain Wakin unplaced genomic scaffold, ASM336829v1 scaf_tig00017198, whole genome shotgun sequence genome contains the following:
- the LOC113075577 gene encoding beta-crystallin B1-like produces MGLSIMSTGGEKSKPASQPDGKAAQTQKKTEMGVGNYRMYVYDQENFQGRMIEISNECMNVCEMGMDRVRSLRVECGPWVGWEQMNFCGEMYILEKGEYPRWDCWSNCHRNDYLLSFRPIKMDPEKHKICLYEVGEFKGRKMEIIDDDVPSMYTFGFTDRVGSIMVSCGTWVGYQYPGYRGSQYLLEKGDYRHFNEYGARHPQFQSVRRIRDMQWHPDGCYTMATK; encoded by the exons ATGGGCTTGT CCATCATGTCCACTGGTGGAGAGAAGTCCAAGCCTGCCTCCCAGCCTGATGGGAAGGCTGCTCAAACCCAGAAGAAAACTGAGATGGGCGTGGGGAACTACAGG ATGTATGTGTATGATCAGGAGAACTTTCAGGGTCGCATGATCGAGATCTCCAACGAGTGCATGAACGTGTGTGAAATGGGCATGGACAGAGTGCGTTCCCTCCGCGTGGAGTGCGGCCC ttGGGTGGGTTGGGAGCAGATGAACTTCTGTGGAGAGATGTACATCCTGGAGAAGGGCGAGTACCCCCGCTGGGACTGCTGGAGCAACTGCCACAGGAACGACTACCTGCTGTCCTTCAGACCAATCAAAATG GACCCAGAAAAGCATAAGATCTGTCTGTACGAAGTTGGTGAATTCAAGGGGCGTAAGATGGAGATTATCGATGATGATGTTCCCAGTATGTACACCTTCGGCTTTACTGACCGCGTCGGCAGCATCATGGTCAGCTGTGGCAC TTGGGTGGGCTACCAGTATCCTGGTTACCGTGGCAGCCAGTACCTGCTGGAGAAGGGCGACTACCGTCACTTTAATGAGTACGGCGCTCGCCATCCCCAGTTTCAGTCCGTCAGGCGCATCCGTGACATGCAGTGGCACCCAGACGGCTGCTACACTATGGCCACCAAGTGA